One window of the Dryobates pubescens isolate bDryPub1 chromosome 13, bDryPub1.pri, whole genome shotgun sequence genome contains the following:
- the EFCAB5 gene encoding EF-hand calcium-binding domain-containing protein 5, whose amino-acid sequence MAAQPEAAAQAAGLKHPKAGVKNLSATEMKRNQGHDELPCLGDDARWKECFYQKVHQRCLSLQETKVKMIHAQKAEEEKIKKREPCDLLSREWFSEDKESLDTRVYLLDKLLPTLMAGIEELSMEVEKKNMLAPDQEPVDFNPIHFLGEYLMRHNPLCGISTKPSPYLRGMKMVLEELKAEMPGTASERLARMKAEVKSKREAREQLAAMKSKVKEMRKEALAIQFKEWTVDVSDRIPVALVQSALKSFQDDIASAPMDVKKAISDRKLEFVDTLEKTVSIDEFTEYVHSFTEHFSNDMFQEILKHLHQCADDFQEAVRHDMWRQMFAELFLVCDYGKVGLLNRQKILALLKDFHDRSPVAAKRGFCNPSQWPIIELQDMELADLWGGLDQEVCVELSEKSVLSQTGISEGEILPCEPADDDRQGTHTMRTSASEDLFEQMDVSERAETGGIPKEEHQAPESTGAELREEGENTVSAAKSTDFEGSDLDGGTTHSEKPSFHEEIETERQTESAGADTQEEAFQGSASTEYSLRRDGEPGAEEQKKEEEFSLGREPDTETNREEDHPISDREPGSEGQVSQEGDNWITETTNTISEPAAEASIMTSEDRAVTDMDVIDSNQDAPVAELVKETPARKESFSRQHSSQVGQQTSSETRPQDEDVLQDRDLRPIMAEVQNRWASHARSAFDESCLNLPQFVQLMETFVGENISLPTVKRLIAFIREQYKQTEEEKTEQLEKAQRVSCLAQRQLLLEALFEKWDNNASGFLDLEEVDAVLNTFKEGMEKEAVRKAKNQLCTRYPQLSRVGKLSPKAFQSFLELVASEFTGDEDEAIDNLVEFLTTSVERSDMECLKSFERRKWLYNIQQAAETSGASMEPVYKAVFKALSQDAEAHGDNKKISSYIALLEENQRSPERGQILLHYVACTADDAPYVLNQILYKDMKGVSFAAVEEGKPIHVPNVQLHGNMHFWNYDRPPEDRKGSFLVLPLQDAHWRAFGILGLDTLRDQHEETVIMAHEISFYQGVSRAFSKAYLHICILENVLQIAVTALEWLYPRAPSIHTVSMYLVEPGKDKPWDYALRKMVTTHNTGQKEIHSSPALLLRKENLLRNYLFKCTDSSEVTCISLWGKHHIAVPLRDLSGQAFGIFDISIGQHQKLPPHQQKDLQKMLKMAQAACWEILKKSTEETEPACVLEAERLARLKNAGILFHRFMLQDLRECIRNLDADSFAKIKRQGEPPALVHNIVKAVLLLFHPDWKGSEETENWSQCKLKLDDNLIQEIYCFDPTATSVHIQVELLLDCITGKYHQLIVKLPDMAQQWSTANAFSTLRVASASFVLASPSPVCLGLIRLVPALLPSTQATRTASNKPFPYRHFRHSPKRVKKLAPIFGPRRTLSVSLLERGRSAVRREPPRRVSRP is encoded by the exons ATGGCTgctcagccagaagcagcagcccaagctGCAGGTCTAAAACATCCCAAAGCTGGAGTTAAGAATTTGTCTGCTACAGAAATGAAGAGAAATCAGGGGCATGATGAGCTGCCTTGTCTTGGTGATGATGCCCGGTGGAAAGAGTGTTTTTATCAAAAGGTACATCAGAGGTGTCTGAGTCTGCAGGAGACAAAGGTAAAGATGATTCATGCAcaaaaggcagaagaagaaaagataaaGAAGAGAGAGCCCTGTGACTTGCTGTCCAGAGAGTGGTTCAGTGAAGACAAAGAGTCACTAGATACTCGTGTCTATTTGCTTGACAAACTTCTACCTACCTTAATGGCAGGAATAGAGGAACTGTCAAtggaagtggaaaaaaagaatatgCTTGCACCCGACCAAGAACCAGTCGATTTTAACCCTATTCATTTTCTTGGAGAGTATCTGATGAGGCATAACCCTCTGTGTGGTATTTCTACAAAACCAAGCCCATACCTGAGAGGAATGAAGATGGTCCTGGAGGAGCTAAAAGCTGAGATGCCAGGTACAGCATCAGAGAG GCTGGCCAGGATGAAAGCTGAGGTAAAGAGCAAACGTGaggccagggagcagctggctgctATGAAGTCTAAAGTGAAAGAGATGAGAAAGGAGGCTCTGGCAATTCAGTTCAAGGAGTGGACAGTGGATGTCAGTGACAGAATACCTGTTGCACTG GTTCAGAGTGCCCTGAAGTCTTTTCAAGATGACATCGCTTCAGCTCCCATGGATGTGAAAAAAG CAATCTCTGACAGGAAGCTGGAATTTGTAGACACATTGGAAAAAACAGTAAGCATAGATGAATTCACAGAG TATGTCCATTCCTTCACTGAACATTTTTCAAATGACATGTTCCAAGAAATCCTGAAGCATCTCCATCAGTGTGCTGATGACTTCCAAGAAGCAGTAAGACATGACATGTGGAGGCAAATGTTTGCTGAGCTCTTCCTAGTTTGTGATTATGGAAAG GTTGGTCTCTTAAACCGACAAAAAATACTTGCCCTGCTGAAAGACTTCCATGACAGAAGCCCTGTGGCTGCCAAGAGGGGATTCTGCAACCCCAGCCAGT GGCCAATAATTGAGCTGCAAGATATGGAGCTTGCAGATTTATGGGGAGGCCTTGACCAGGAAGTTTGTGTGGAACTCAGTGAAAAGTCAGTCTTGTCTCAAACAGGAATTTCTGAGGGAGAGATATTGCCATGTGAACCTGCAGATGATGATAGACAAGGCACACATACAATGAGAACCAGTGCCAGTGAAGATCTTTTTGAACAAATGGATGTGAGTGAGAGAGCTGAGACTGGAGGAATTCCTAAGGAAGAACACCAAGCACCAGAATCAACTGGTGCTGAGTTGAGAGAGGAAGGTGAGAACACAGTGTCAGCAGCAAAAAGCACTGATTTTGAGGGTAGTGATTTGGATGGAGGTACCACACACAGTGAGAAACCCAGTTTCCATGAAGAGATTGAAACTGAGAGGCAAACTGAGTCTGCAGGGGCAGACACACAAGAGGAAGCTTTCCAAGGATCAGCCTCTACAGAATACAGTCTCAGAAGAGATGGAGAACCTGGAGCTGAAGAacaaaagaaggaagaggaatttAGCCTGGGTAGAGAACCTGATACAGAAACAAATAGGGAAGAAGATCATCCTATCTCAGACAGAGAACCTGGCTCAGAAGGGCAAGTTAGTCAGGAGGGGGACAACTGGATTACAGAGACAACCAACACAATCTCAGAACCAGCAGCTGAAGCTTCAATCATGACCTCAGAAGACAGAGCTGTGACAGATATGGATGTCATTGATTCAAACCAGGATGCTCCTGTTGCAGAGCTTGTGAAAGAAACTCCTGCAAGAAAAGAGAGTTTTTCTAGACAGCATAGCAGCCAGGTTGGCCAACAGACAAGCTCAGAGACAAGACCGCAGGATGAGGATGTTCTGCAAGACCGGG ACTTACGTCCCATCATGGCAGAGGTTCAGAATCGTTGGGCTTCTCATGCTAGGAGTGCCTTTGATGAAAGCTGCCTCAACCTGCCACAGTTTGTACAGCTCATGGAGACATTTGTTGGTGAAAACATTTCTCTGCCTACTGTGAAGAGGCTTATTGCATTTATCAGAGAACAATACAAacagacagaagaagaaaaaactgAACAACTAGAAAAA GCTCAGCGAGTCTCCTGCTTGGCCCAACGGCAACTGCTTCTGGAGGCACTTTTTGAGAAGTGGGACAACAATGCATCTGGGTTTCTGGATCTAGAAGAGGTAGATGCTGTTCTAAACACATTCAaggaagggatggaaaaagAGGCTGTGAGGAAGG CAAAGAACCAGCTTTGCACCCGTTacccacagctcagcagagtggGGAAGCTATCCCCAAAGGCATTCCAGAGTTTCCTTGAGTTAGTTGCTTCTGAGTTCACTGGTGATGAGGATGAAGCTATTGATAATTTGGTAGAATTTCTGACCACAAGTGTGGAACGAAGTGACATGGAGTGCTTGAAGAGCTTTGAGAGGAGGAAATGGCTGTACAAtatccagcaggcagctgagaccAGTGGAGCAAGCATGGAACCAGTTTACAAAgcagtgttcaaggcccttTCCCAG GATGCAGAAGCCCATGGGGATAACAAGAAGATCAGTTCATATATTGCCCTTTTGGAAGAGAACCAGCGCTCACCAGAGCGGGGACAGATTCTCCTACACTATGTGGCATGTACAGCAGATGATGCTCCATATGTTCTGAACCAGATACTGTACAAAGACATGAAAGGAGTAAG CTTTGCAGCTGTTGAAGAAGGAAAGCCAATCCATGTTCCAAATGTTCAGCTCCATGGAAATATGCACTTCTGGAACTATGACCGCCCCCCGGAGGACAGAAAAGGTTCGTTCCTGGTGCTGCCACTGCAAGATGCTCATTGGAGAGCCTTTGGCATTCTAGGACTTGACACTCTTCGGGACCAGCATGAGGAAACTGTCATCATGGCCCATGAGATCAGTTTTTATCAG GGAGTTTCTCGTGCATTCAGCAAAGCCTACCTCCACATCTGCATACTGGAAAATGTTCTACAAATAGCTGTTACTGCTCTGGAATGGTTGTATCCCAGGGCACCCAGCATCCACACTGTTTCTATGTACCTGGTGGAACCTGGCAAAGACAAG CCTTGGGATTACGCTCTGCGCAAGATGGTCACTACACACAATACAGGACAAAAAGAGATTCATAGCagtcctgctcttctcctcagaAAAGAAAACCTCTTAAG AAATTACCTATTTAAGTGCACAGACAGTTCAGAGGTCACTTGCATTTCTCTCTGGGGAAAGCACCACATTGCAGTACCTCTCCGTGACCTGTCAGGACAAGCTTTTGGCATATTTGATATCAGCATTGGACAGCACCAGAAATTACCACCTCATCAACAAAAGGACCTGCAGAAAATGCTAAAGATGGcccaagctgcctgctgggagaTACTGAAGAAGTCTACAGAGGAAACAGAACCAGCCTGTGTACTGG AGGCAGAACGCTTGGCACGTTTGAAGAATGCAGGGATTCTGTTCCACCGCTTCATGCTGCAGGACCTGCGTGAGTGCATCCGGAACCTGGATGCCGACAGCTTTGCCAAGATAAAGCGCCAGGGAGAACCACCAGCTCTGGTACATAACATAGTCAAGGCTGTGCTGTTGCTTTTCCATCCAGACTGgaagggctcagaggagacgGAGAACTGGAGTCAATGTAAACTG AAACTTGATGACAATTTGATTCAGGAGATTTATTGCTTTGATCCAACTGCTACATCTGTGCACATTCAagttgagctgctgctggactgcATCACTGGTAAATATCATCAACTAATTGTGAAATTACCAGACATGGCTCAGCAATGGAGCA ctgccaACGCCTTCAGCACCCTTCGGGTCGCCTCGGCCTCGTTCGTTTTGGCTAGTCCCAGCCCGGTTTGCCTCGGCCTTATTCGGCTCGTCCCGGCCCTACTCCCCTCTACGCAGGCGACGCGGACCGCCAGCAACAAGCCCTTCCCTTATCGGCACTTTCGCCACTCGCCAAAGCGAGTTAAAAAACTCGCCCCCATTTTCGGCCCTCGCCGCACTCTGTCCGTTTCCCTTCTAGAGCGGGGCCGCAGCGCGGTGCGTCGGGAGCCTCCGAGACGAGTGTCTCGGCCGTGA